A window of Pseudophryne corroboree isolate aPseCor3 chromosome 12, aPseCor3.hap2, whole genome shotgun sequence contains these coding sequences:
- the LOC134979986 gene encoding olfactory receptor 6N2-like — protein MVTITNHSLVSQFIIIGFTDLNGCEGLLFILLTIIYISTLGGNAIVFVVICSHRQLHIPLYLFVAKLSFLEILYTNVIIPKMLSNLLNDKLISYIGCLLQIYFLHCLGITETFLLTAMAFDRYLAICNPLRYPSIMTIPCCFQMAACCLIVGSVVPLTQTLLLSRLSFCGLNQIDHIFCDSTPLMNLACSDTSLNVMVDFIINSFLLFLAFTCIILSYIKIIFAVSKIKTPEGRKKAFSTCGTHLTVVLLFFVSVSFMYVRLTEHSSVSYDRVMAVIYSVLTPMCNPIIYSLRNREIKEILRRRLTALVPRGFRSINDGFDLIVPIQSM, from the exons ATGGTGACCATTACAAACCATTCACTCGTTTCACAATTCATCATCATAGGATTCACTGATCTCAATGGTTGTGAAGGTTTATTATTCATTCTCTTGACCATTATCTACATTTCCACACTTGGTGGTAATGCTATCGTTTTTGTTGTCATCTGCAGTCATCGTCAACTCCATATTCCTCTGTACCTTTTTGTTGCTAAACTATCCTTCCTGGAAATATTATACACAAACGTTATTATACCCAAAATGTTGTCAAACTTACTGAATGATAAGTTGATCTCCTATATTGGCTGTCTGTTGCAAATCTATTTTCTTCATTGTTTAGGTATCACAGAAACCTTTCTTCTTACAGCAATGGCCTTTGACCGCTACCTGGCCATATGCAATCCACTAAGGTACCCATCCATAATGACTATTCCATGTTGTTTTCAGATGGCAGCTTGTTGTTTGATTGTAGGATCTGTTGTCCCTTTAACCCAAACCCTCTTGCTGTCTCGCCTTTCTTTCTGTGGCTTAAACCAAATTGATCACATATTCTGTGACTCTACTCCACTGATGAACTTGGCATGTTCTGACACTTCACTCAATGTCATGGTAGACTTCATTATCAACTCATTTCTTCTGTTCCTTGCCTTCACCTGCATCATCCTGTCCTACATCAAAATCATTTTTGCCGTGTCTAAGATAAAGACACCAGAGGGCAGGAAAAAGGCTTTTTCAACATGTGGCACTCATCTCACTGTGGTCCTACTTTTCTTTGTCAGTGTGAGTTTTATGTACGTTAGACTGACCGAACACAGCTCTGTCAGCTATGACCGTGTGATGGCTGTGATTTACTCTGTCCTAACACCAATGTGTAATCCAATCATATACAGCCTGCGGAATCGAGAAATAAAGGAAATACTTAGGAGAAGATTAACTGCTTTA GTACCCCGTGGCTTCAGGAGCATAA ATGATGGATTTGACCTCATTGTCCCTATTCAGTCCATGTAG